From the Aquirufa lenticrescens genome, the window GTTTTGAGACATTCAATTCCAGCGATTACGAGAATAAATTACGCTCTCTATCGAAAGAAGAAGGCATTTTAGATAAGCAAAAAGGATCGATTGATATTCCTGTTAATCAGGTGGTAGAATCCTTTTATGAGACGCCTATGGTGGCGCATCATCCGTTGGAACCGATGAACTGCACGGTGCAGGTGAAGGGGAAGAAAGTGGAGATTTGGACTTCGACTCAGGTGCCTGTTTCAGTGACAGGCCCAGGTATGATGGGAAGTTTGCCGGGTTTAATGGGCATTAATCCGGAAGACATTACGCTGCACGCTGGGTTTATTGGCGGAGGCTTTGGCAGAAGACTGTACTTCGATTACATCGTGGAAGCGATTAATGTGGCGAAGCAGGTGGATAGCCCGGTGAAGGTGGTTTGGTCTCGAGAGGACACGACGACGCAGGGGCCTTTCCGTCCCATGACTTTTTCTAAAATGATCGGCGGTCTGTCTGAAAAAAATCAATTAGTTTCTTTCCAACACAAGGTTATCAGCCCCGGTTTTATGGATAGCGCGATGCCTAATTGGGACAAAACGAAGCTGGACAGTATGATGACGGAGGGCATTAGTGCGCAGGAATACGACATCCCGAATATGAAGAATAGCTTCGTGTTTGCGGATTACCACGTGCCTATGGCGGCTTGGCGTTCGGTAACTAGTTCAACACTGGCATTTGCACATGAATGTTTCATCGATGAGCTGGCACATAAGGCCAAAAAAGATCCGCTAGACTTCCGCATCGATTTACAATCGACCAATACCGATACCAAGCGCGTGTTGAAAAAATTACGCGAGATCACGAATTGGTACAAACCGCTTCCGGCTGGTAAAGCACGCGGCGTCGCACAATGGGACTTTTTTGCAGGACTTTCGGCGCAAGCGGTGGAAGTGAGTTTGGCGAAAAACGGAGCTGTATCGGTAGATAAAGTGTATGTGGTGATTGATTTAGGAACAGTCGTGAATCCAGATAACGTGAAAGCGCAAGTGGAAGGTGCGGTTTTAATGGCTCTAAGTGCGGCAATTCATCCAGCCATCACCTTGAAAAACGGGGTGGTGGAACAAAAGAATTTCGACACAACTCCGGTGACCCGAATGAGCGAGGCTCCAGAAGTCATCGTGGAAATCATCACAGAAGGCGCTAAAATCAAAGGGGTAGGAGAACCTGGTTTACCACCATTTGCGCCGGCTTTAGGGAACGCGATTTTTGCGTTGACGAAGAAGCGTTTGCGCAAATTGCCATTAGAAATTGATTTTGTTTAATCGATGCCTCTTTTAAAAGCGACCCCTATTCTGGCCTATTTAGATCGCGACGCAACGGTCGCGTTCTATGAAAAATTGGGCTTTACAAGTAATGCCAAATGGGATGGCTACTTGATGTTTTCGCGCGACGAAATCAACATTCATTTGTGGTGTTGCGATGACGAGAGTATCCCGAAGAATACGGGATGTTACGTGAATGTGGATGAGATTGATGTTCTATACAAAGAATGTGAAGCCCTTGGAATTGTACATCCGAATGGAAAGCTCCAAAATATGGCCTGGGGCATGCGCCAATTCAGTATCCTAGATAATAGCGGGAACATTATTCATTTCGGTCAGGATATGAATAGCTAATTATTTTTCTAACTTATGTTTCTAAACCTATGAAACATGAAAAAAATAGCGATCCTTTTGCTGGGATTCAGCCTGTCACTTTCTGCGCAGATACCTGCCGGAAAGAAAGTGATTTCTTCTCTGTATGTGTATGATGTAGCCTCTGGTAAATCGGAATTAATTCTCACAGAAAAACGACATTTTGAAGCACCTAACTGGTCGCGTGACGGTAAATTTCTACTGATTAATGCCTACGGTAAGTTGGAGAAAATCAGCCCGAAAGGTGAAAAATTAGGCGAACTGAACACGGGTTCTGTGGCTAAGTCAAACAATGATCACGGCTATTCATTTGATGGTAAAACCTTGTTTATTTCGAGTGCTAAAGCCGAGATCAAAGAGCATACCTCCTTCATCTACAAAGTTTCTTCCGAAGGTGGAAATCCGGTTCAGCTTACTCCATTAACCCCCTCTTACTGGCATGGCATTTCTCCAGATGGCAAGACGATGGTCTATTGTGCGGCGAGAAATGGCAATTATGACGTTTATGCGATGTCTTCGAATGGCGGCGATGAGATTCGGTTGACCTCTACAGAAGGCTTAGATGACGGTCCGGAATATGCGCGGGATGGCAAGCACATTTATATCAATTCCTATCGTTCTGGGATGATGCAAATTTGGCGAATGAAAGCGGATGGATCAGAGCCAGAACAGATGACGTTTGATGCGCATTCAAACTGGTTTGCGCACATCTCGCCTAACAATCAAGTGGCAACAATCATTACATACCTAGAGGATCAAAAGGAGTTGCATCCCTTTGGCCATCAAGTCAAATTGCGTCTTTTGAATTTAAAAACGAAAGAAGTCAAAGATTTAACAGAGGCATTTTATGGGGGTCAAGGAACGATTAATGTGCCCTCTTGG encodes:
- a CDS encoding VOC family protein, translated to MPLLKATPILAYLDRDATVAFYEKLGFTSNAKWDGYLMFSRDEINIHLWCCDDESIPKNTGCYVNVDEIDVLYKECEALGIVHPNGKLQNMAWGMRQFSILDNSGNIIHFGQDMNS
- a CDS encoding TolB family protein → MKKIAILLLGFSLSLSAQIPAGKKVISSLYVYDVASGKSELILTEKRHFEAPNWSRDGKFLLINAYGKLEKISPKGEKLGELNTGSVAKSNNDHGYSFDGKTLFISSAKAEIKEHTSFIYKVSSEGGNPVQLTPLTPSYWHGISPDGKTMVYCAARNGNYDVYAMSSNGGDEIRLTSTEGLDDGPEYARDGKHIYINSYRSGMMQIWRMKADGSEPEQMTFDAHSNWFAHISPNNQVATIITYLEDQKELHPFGHQVKLRLLNLKTKEVKDLTEAFYGGQGTINVPSWSPDGKKFAYVRYALEDL
- a CDS encoding xanthine dehydrogenase family protein molybdopterin-binding subunit produces the protein MSLESRRSFIKKAGATGLTFWLGLSYVKGESAPVISTAKSLTPFIKIDASGITIFNPNPEMGQGSYQAVASMIAEELEVSLAQITIKNTSGEKEFGGGQWAGGSSTVREGYITYRKIGASAKEMLVKAASQTWGVSPESCTAKEGKVIHAATNRSLKYEELAEAASLLEIPKEPKLKDPKDFKMLGKSVKRPDIPLKVTGKAEFGIDADVPGMLYSSVERCPVIGGTLKTFDATAAMKVPGVVKVVSAERVIGKYSSTGVAVIAKTYWAAMQGRKALKIDWDTKGFETFNSSDYENKLRSLSKEEGILDKQKGSIDIPVNQVVESFYETPMVAHHPLEPMNCTVQVKGKKVEIWTSTQVPVSVTGPGMMGSLPGLMGINPEDITLHAGFIGGGFGRRLYFDYIVEAINVAKQVDSPVKVVWSREDTTTQGPFRPMTFSKMIGGLSEKNQLVSFQHKVISPGFMDSAMPNWDKTKLDSMMTEGISAQEYDIPNMKNSFVFADYHVPMAAWRSVTSSTLAFAHECFIDELAHKAKKDPLDFRIDLQSTNTDTKRVLKKLREITNWYKPLPAGKARGVAQWDFFAGLSAQAVEVSLAKNGAVSVDKVYVVIDLGTVVNPDNVKAQVEGAVLMALSAAIHPAITLKNGVVEQKNFDTTPVTRMSEAPEVIVEIITEGAKIKGVGEPGLPPFAPALGNAIFALTKKRLRKLPLEIDFV